In one Aeromicrobium erythreum genomic region, the following are encoded:
- the clpS gene encoding ATP-dependent Clp protease adapter ClpS, with the protein MGRVTTPAPVELDEPASELGLALQDPWVTIVWNDPVNLMSYVAYVFRTYFGYTEEKATELMLAVHHEGRAVVSSGSREQMERHVQAMHEYGLWATLQKSDSV; encoded by the coding sequence ATGGGACGCGTGACCACCCCGGCCCCGGTAGAGCTCGACGAGCCCGCGTCCGAGCTCGGCCTCGCGCTCCAGGACCCGTGGGTCACGATCGTCTGGAACGACCCCGTGAACCTGATGTCGTACGTGGCGTACGTGTTCCGTACCTACTTCGGCTACACCGAGGAGAAGGCGACCGAGCTGATGCTGGCGGTGCACCACGAGGGGCGGGCGGTCGTGTCGAGTGGGAGCCGCGAGCAGATGGAACGGCACGTGCAGGCCATGCACGAGTACGGCCTGTGGGCGACCCTGCAGAAGTCGGACTCCGTCTGA
- a CDS encoding nicotinate phosphoribosyltransferase, with protein MTTALLTDHYELTMLQAALADGTAHRHSVFELFARRLPTGRRYGVVAGTGRLLDALEDFRFDPDTVAWLRERGVVDDTTCDWLADYRFTGDVWGYPEGELYFPASPVLVVEGTFAEAVVLETLFLSVLNHDSAIASAAARMVGAADGRPCIEMGSRRTHERAAVAAARAAYVAGFATTSNLEAGRTHGIPTAGTSAHSFTLLHDTERDAFTAQVASLGTGTTLLVDTYDIEEAVRTGIDVAGPGLGAIRIDSGDLPSLARRVREQLDGLGATATRIVVTSDLDEHAIAGLAAAPVDGYGVGTSLVTGSGAPTSGFVYKLVARADDGDALVPVAKKSADKASVGGRKWALRRRSATGTAQAEVVGIGAPPHDDGDDRSLLVPFVEGGTRVHHDTLDDARARHAAAIAELPAAAHKLSAGEPVLETIFER; from the coding sequence GTGACCACGGCACTCCTCACCGACCACTACGAGCTCACGATGCTGCAGGCGGCCCTCGCCGACGGCACGGCGCACCGGCACTCCGTGTTCGAGCTGTTCGCGCGCCGGCTGCCGACCGGCCGGCGCTACGGCGTCGTGGCGGGCACCGGGCGCCTGCTCGACGCCCTCGAGGACTTCCGCTTCGACCCCGACACCGTCGCCTGGCTGCGCGAGCGGGGCGTCGTCGACGACACGACGTGCGACTGGCTCGCCGACTACCGGTTCACCGGCGACGTGTGGGGCTACCCCGAGGGCGAGCTCTACTTCCCGGCGTCGCCGGTGCTCGTCGTCGAGGGGACCTTCGCCGAGGCGGTCGTCCTGGAGACGCTGTTCCTGTCGGTGCTCAACCACGACTCCGCCATCGCGTCGGCTGCTGCCCGCATGGTCGGCGCGGCCGACGGACGGCCCTGCATCGAGATGGGCTCGCGCCGCACCCACGAGCGCGCCGCTGTCGCCGCCGCACGCGCCGCCTACGTGGCCGGCTTCGCCACGACGTCCAACCTCGAGGCCGGGCGCACGCACGGGATCCCGACGGCGGGCACCAGCGCCCACTCGTTCACGCTGCTGCACGACACCGAGCGCGACGCGTTCACGGCGCAGGTGGCATCGCTCGGGACCGGCACCACGCTGCTCGTCGACACCTACGACATCGAGGAGGCGGTCCGCACGGGGATCGACGTCGCCGGACCAGGGCTCGGCGCCATCCGGATCGACTCCGGCGACCTGCCGTCCCTGGCGCGGCGGGTGCGCGAGCAGCTCGACGGCCTCGGCGCCACGGCGACGCGCATCGTCGTCACCAGCGACCTCGACGAGCACGCCATCGCCGGGCTCGCCGCCGCACCGGTCGACGGCTACGGCGTGGGCACGTCGCTCGTCACCGGGTCCGGCGCCCCCACGTCGGGGTTCGTCTACAAGCTGGTCGCGCGCGCCGACGACGGCGACGCCCTCGTCCCGGTGGCCAAGAAGAGTGCCGACAAGGCCAGCGTCGGCGGCCGCAAGTGGGCCCTGCGACGGCGCTCGGCGACGGGCACGGCGCAGGCCGAGGTGGTCGGCATCGGCGCACCGCCGCACGACGACGGCGACGACCGCTCGCTGCTCGTGCCGTTCGTCGAGGGCGGCACGCGGGTGCACCACGACACGCTCGACGACGCGCGCGCACGCCATGCCGCGGCGATCGCCGAGCTGCCCGCCGCCGCGCACAAGCTCTCCGCCGGTGAGCCCGTGCTCGAGACGATCTTCGAGCGCTGA
- a CDS encoding ABC transporter substrate-binding protein/permease: protein MSRRVLGLLGGLVLAVLSPLLLVAPAQAADGDGAGREVVVGTEGTYPPFSFNEDGRLTGYDVDVMKAVAKEAGWRLRFVQSQFDALFGSLDAGRIDVIANQITINPEREARYAFSEPYAYSRGVIVARKGSDIRTLADLKGLTTAQSATSNWSQVAKDAGAKVENVEQFSQAADLVARGRVDAIVNDNIAVLDYLATSGNDQVEIVGDAGDEVSRQSLAFRQDDADLVREADRALDALRADGTLQRISEDYFGADVSVEDGGEAQVGGRDEASWLTSVREAAWPAFVALVKITIPLTAISFAIGLAAAVLIALARASSSRWLAWPARFFISAVRGTPLLLQLFVVFYGLPQLGLDLPSFPAAVLALSVNVAGYGAETVRGALLAVPRGQHEAAATIGMSGRLALRRVVLPQAARIAVPPLSNTLISLVKDTSLVSVVLLTDVTRVLNQQASASFDYLPLYLLGGLYYWIVCTVLSVAQGRLETRLNRYVTP, encoded by the coding sequence GTGAGCCGACGTGTGCTGGGGCTGCTGGGCGGCCTCGTGCTGGCCGTGCTGTCGCCGCTGCTCCTGGTGGCGCCGGCGCAGGCAGCCGACGGGGACGGCGCCGGCCGCGAGGTCGTGGTCGGCACCGAGGGCACCTACCCGCCCTTCTCGTTCAACGAGGACGGCCGGCTCACGGGCTACGACGTCGACGTCATGAAGGCCGTGGCGAAGGAGGCCGGCTGGCGGCTGCGGTTCGTGCAGTCCCAGTTCGACGCCCTCTTCGGCTCGCTCGACGCCGGCCGCATCGACGTGATCGCCAACCAGATCACCATCAACCCCGAGCGCGAGGCGCGGTACGCGTTCTCCGAGCCGTACGCCTACTCGCGCGGCGTCATCGTCGCGCGCAAGGGCTCCGACATCCGCACGTTGGCCGACCTGAAGGGCCTCACCACGGCGCAGTCGGCCACGAGCAACTGGTCGCAGGTGGCCAAGGACGCCGGTGCGAAGGTCGAGAACGTCGAGCAGTTCTCCCAGGCGGCCGACCTGGTCGCCCGCGGCCGGGTCGACGCGATCGTCAACGACAACATCGCCGTCCTCGACTACCTCGCCACGTCGGGCAACGACCAGGTCGAGATCGTCGGCGACGCGGGCGACGAGGTCAGCCGCCAGTCGCTCGCGTTCCGCCAGGACGACGCCGACCTGGTGCGCGAGGCCGACCGCGCGCTCGACGCGCTGCGCGCCGACGGCACCCTGCAGCGGATCAGCGAGGACTACTTCGGCGCCGACGTCTCCGTCGAGGACGGGGGAGAGGCGCAGGTCGGCGGTCGCGACGAGGCGTCGTGGCTGACGAGCGTCCGCGAGGCCGCGTGGCCGGCGTTCGTCGCCCTGGTGAAGATCACCATCCCGCTCACCGCGATCAGCTTCGCGATCGGCCTCGCGGCGGCTGTGCTCATCGCCCTGGCCCGGGCGTCGTCCTCCCGGTGGCTCGCCTGGCCGGCCCGCTTCTTCATCTCCGCGGTCCGCGGCACGCCGCTGCTGCTCCAGCTCTTCGTGGTCTTCTACGGCCTGCCGCAGCTCGGGCTGGACCTCCCGTCCTTCCCGGCCGCGGTGCTGGCCCTCAGCGTCAACGTGGCCGGCTACGGCGCCGAGACGGTCCGGGGCGCGCTGCTGGCCGTGCCGCGCGGGCAGCACGAGGCCGCCGCGACCATCGGCATGTCGGGCCGTCTCGCCCTGCGCAGGGTCGTCCTTCCGCAGGCTGCGCGGATCGCCGTGCCGCCGCTGTCGAACACGCTGATCTCGCTGGTCAAGGACACCTCGCTCGTGTCGGTCGTGCTCCTCACCGACGTCACGCGCGTCCTCAACCAGCAGGCGTCCGCGTCGTTCGACTACCTGCCGCTGTACCTGCTCGGCGGCCTGTACTACTGGATCGTCTGCACCGTGCTCTCGGTGGCGCAGGGACGCCTCGAGACCCGACTGAACAGGTACGTGACGCCATGA
- a CDS encoding PLP-dependent cysteine synthase family protein — protein sequence MTRFDSLVDSVGGTPLVGLPSLSPSPEVRLWAKLEDQNPTGSIKDRAALAMIEAAEADGWLTPGCTILEPTSGNTGISMAMVAKMRGYRMICVMPENTSEERRQLLRMWGAEIIPSPAAGGSNEAVRVAKGLAEEHPDWVMLYQYGNPANAEAHYRGTGPEILADLPEVTHFVAGLGTTGTLMGTGRFFREAKPDVRIVAAEPRYGELVYGLRNLDEGFVPELYDADLIDARFSVGPRDAVRRVRELIEHEGIFAGISTGAILHAALAQAAKSQKAGERADIVFIVCDGGWKYLSTGAYEGTLDDAEDALDGQLWA from the coding sequence GTGACCCGCTTCGACTCGCTCGTCGACTCCGTCGGCGGCACGCCCCTCGTCGGGCTGCCGTCGCTGTCGCCGTCGCCGGAGGTCCGGCTGTGGGCGAAGCTGGAGGACCAGAACCCCACCGGCTCCATCAAGGACCGCGCCGCGCTCGCCATGATCGAGGCGGCCGAGGCCGACGGTTGGCTGACGCCCGGCTGCACGATCCTGGAGCCGACCAGCGGCAACACCGGCATCTCCATGGCGATGGTCGCCAAGATGCGCGGCTACCGGATGATCTGCGTCATGCCGGAGAACACGTCCGAGGAGCGTCGCCAGCTCCTGCGGATGTGGGGCGCCGAGATCATCCCCTCGCCCGCCGCGGGCGGCTCCAACGAGGCCGTGCGGGTCGCGAAGGGGCTCGCCGAGGAGCACCCCGACTGGGTGATGCTCTACCAGTACGGCAACCCCGCCAACGCCGAGGCGCACTACCGCGGCACCGGGCCTGAGATCCTGGCCGACCTGCCCGAGGTGACGCACTTCGTCGCCGGTCTGGGCACCACCGGCACGCTCATGGGCACGGGTCGCTTCTTCCGCGAGGCCAAGCCCGACGTGCGGATCGTCGCCGCCGAGCCGCGCTACGGCGAGCTCGTCTACGGCCTGCGCAACCTCGACGAGGGCTTCGTGCCCGAGCTGTACGACGCCGACCTCATCGACGCGCGGTTCAGCGTCGGCCCGCGCGACGCCGTGCGGCGCGTGCGCGAGCTGATCGAGCACGAGGGCATCTTCGCGGGCATCTCCACCGGCGCCATCCTGCACGCGGCGCTCGCCCAGGCGGCGAAGAGCCAGAAGGCCGGCGAGCGCGCCGACATCGTCTTCATCGTCTGCGACGGCGGCTGGAAGTACCTGTCCACCGGCGCCTACGAGGGCACCCTCGATGACGCCGAGGACGCGCTCGACGGCCAGCTGTGGGCCTGA
- a CDS encoding ankyrin repeat domain-containing protein, whose translation MRARGAVAVLATLVVTSCSAPADPAPNPGAGRPTSPEETAVTRTPPSPSASASPRPSLDAAAQQRVDRRLLAAAGDGDARGAARALRDGADVEARDARRRTPLLLAAAADHVEVAELLLHVGADPDAVDDRSDTPWLVTGVTGSVAMGRLLLDAGADLTLRNRFGGLSPIPASERGHVAYVRWVTTTDVDLDHVNDLGWTALLEAVVLGDGGRRHRAVVQALLDAGADPMIRDRQGRTALELAEARGLTAMAAVLRRG comes from the coding sequence GTGAGGGCGCGCGGAGCGGTCGCCGTGCTCGCGACGCTCGTCGTCACCTCCTGCTCCGCGCCTGCGGATCCCGCTCCCAACCCCGGCGCCGGACGCCCGACCAGCCCCGAGGAGACCGCTGTGACCCGCACCCCGCCCTCCCCGTCCGCGTCGGCCTCGCCGCGCCCCAGCCTCGACGCCGCCGCGCAGCAGCGGGTCGACCGTCGCCTGCTCGCCGCGGCGGGCGACGGCGACGCGCGGGGTGCTGCCCGCGCCCTGCGCGACGGAGCCGACGTCGAGGCACGCGACGCGCGACGCCGCACCCCGCTGCTGCTCGCCGCGGCGGCGGACCACGTCGAGGTCGCAGAGCTGCTGCTGCACGTCGGTGCCGACCCCGACGCGGTGGACGACCGCTCCGACACGCCGTGGCTGGTCACGGGGGTCACCGGCAGCGTCGCGATGGGGCGCCTGCTGCTCGACGCGGGCGCCGACCTGACCCTGCGCAACCGCTTCGGGGGTCTCTCGCCGATCCCCGCGAGCGAGCGCGGGCACGTCGCGTACGTCCGCTGGGTGACCACGACCGACGTCGACCTCGACCACGTGAACGACCTCGGCTGGACCGCACTCCTGGAGGCCGTGGTGCTCGGCGACGGCGGCCGCCGCCACCGGGCCGTCGTCCAGGCGCTGCTCGACGCGGGCGCCGACCCGATGATCCGCGACCGGCAGGGACGCACCGCGCTCGAGCTCGCCGAGGCCCGCGGGCTGACCGCCATGGCAGCGGTCCTGCGTCGCGGCTGA
- a CDS encoding isochorismatase family protein: MTTTHDPSTALVVVDVQNDFCEGGSLAVAGGADLAHRVATLLASGAYTTVVATRDHHVDPGPHFSSTPDYVDSWPPHCVVGTPGAELHEPLRDDQFDAVFLKGEYEAAYSGFEGLTSDGVSMAAWLHERGVTTLDVVGIATDHCVRATALDGAREGFAVRVIEGMTAAVDPSGLPALREELRAAQVEVRER; encoded by the coding sequence ATGACCACGACCCACGACCCGTCCACCGCGCTCGTCGTCGTCGACGTGCAGAACGACTTCTGCGAGGGCGGCTCGCTCGCCGTCGCCGGAGGCGCCGACCTCGCCCACCGGGTGGCGACGCTGCTCGCGTCCGGCGCCTACACGACCGTCGTCGCCACGCGCGACCACCACGTCGACCCCGGACCGCACTTCTCCAGCACCCCCGACTACGTCGACTCCTGGCCGCCGCACTGCGTCGTCGGCACGCCGGGGGCGGAGCTGCACGAGCCGCTGCGTGACGACCAGTTCGACGCGGTCTTCCTCAAGGGCGAGTACGAGGCGGCCTACTCCGGCTTCGAGGGCCTGACCTCCGACGGGGTGTCGATGGCGGCGTGGCTGCACGAGCGCGGCGTCACGACGCTCGACGTCGTCGGCATCGCCACCGACCACTGCGTGCGGGCCACCGCGCTCGACGGCGCCCGCGAGGGCTTCGCGGTGCGGGTGATCGAGGGGATGACCGCCGCGGTCGACCCCTCGGGGCTGCCTGCGCTGCGCGAGGAGCTGCGCGCGGCGCAGGTCGAGGTCAGGGAGCGCTGA
- a CDS encoding oxygenase MpaB family protein — protein sequence MGVPGLLPRDHWVRHVETLDPAVDYEEISRITGHHEFPWDLQQALSFALFRTYAVPSIGSLLHRTDEFTGSTQKRHDDTVIVLETVLDDGMENPDGRAAIRRMNQMHGSYDISNDDMLYVLCTFVVAPVRWIDELGWRRLTETELRAAVEYYRRLGRLMGIRGIPDDYAGFERHMDRYEAAHFAFDPGSRAVADATLDLFTTFYPRPLRPAMRTFAIALLDDHLRRAFDYPAPPRWVQRAARRAIRARSRVVRLLPPRRRPYDPRRSHRIRSYPGGFMVERLGTFPSGSRSDDVTASTA from the coding sequence ATGGGCGTCCCCGGACTCCTGCCGCGCGACCACTGGGTGCGGCACGTCGAGACCCTCGACCCGGCCGTCGACTACGAGGAGATCTCGCGCATCACCGGGCACCACGAGTTCCCGTGGGACCTCCAGCAGGCACTCAGCTTCGCCCTCTTCCGCACCTACGCGGTGCCGTCGATCGGCAGCCTCCTGCACCGGACCGACGAGTTCACGGGCAGCACGCAGAAGCGGCACGACGACACCGTCATCGTGCTCGAGACCGTGCTCGACGACGGCATGGAGAACCCCGACGGCCGCGCCGCGATCCGGCGCATGAACCAGATGCATGGCAGCTACGACATCTCCAACGACGACATGCTCTACGTCCTGTGCACCTTCGTGGTGGCGCCGGTGCGGTGGATCGACGAGCTGGGATGGCGCCGGCTGACCGAGACCGAGCTGCGGGCGGCGGTCGAGTACTACCGACGGCTCGGGCGGCTCATGGGCATCCGCGGGATCCCCGACGACTACGCCGGGTTCGAGCGGCACATGGACCGCTACGAGGCGGCGCACTTCGCGTTCGACCCGGGGTCGCGGGCGGTCGCCGACGCCACGCTCGACCTCTTCACGACGTTCTACCCGCGGCCGCTGCGCCCGGCGATGCGCACGTTCGCGATCGCGCTGCTGGACGACCACCTGCGTCGGGCGTTCGACTACCCGGCGCCCCCGCGCTGGGTGCAGCGGGCGGCGCGCCGCGCCATCCGTGCCCGCAGCCGGGTGGTCCGCCTCCTCCCGCCGCGCCGGCGTCCGTACGACCCTCGGCGCTCGCACCGCATCCGCAGCTACCCGGGCGGGTTCATGGTCGAGCGCCTCGGGACCTTCCCCTCCGGCAGCCGGTCCGACGACGTCACCGCCTCGACCGCCTAG
- a CDS encoding LLM class flavin-dependent oxidoreductase, which yields MRLSVLDLVPVRTDQSTADAVAAAVSLAQTADRLGFERYWVAEHHNMPAVAASSPPVMIGVLAGATERIRLGSGGVMLPNHAPLAVAEQFALLEAAFPGRIDLGIGRAPGSDPVTSWALRGAAGRDDTDVENFPQYLDDVVALMDGRGVRVPIPQQQYVLKATPAATSSARLWLLGSSMYSAQLAAAKGLPYVFAHHFSGQGTEEALAHYRSHFRPSDLLDRPTTFLTVNASVAPTTEEALAMALPNLQNMARLRTGQPLTAIDLVEDAQEAVLAPQQQAMVDAGTTRPVLGDPETAARQVRELAEHFEVDEVMLHPVGSARRGADPRRSPAREETLELLAKELL from the coding sequence ATGCGCCTGTCCGTCCTCGACCTCGTCCCCGTCCGCACCGACCAGTCGACCGCGGACGCCGTCGCGGCCGCCGTCTCGCTCGCCCAGACCGCCGACCGGCTGGGCTTCGAGCGCTACTGGGTCGCGGAGCACCACAACATGCCGGCCGTCGCGGCGTCGAGCCCGCCCGTGATGATCGGCGTGCTGGCCGGCGCGACGGAGCGGATCCGTCTGGGCTCGGGCGGCGTCATGCTCCCGAACCACGCGCCGCTCGCCGTCGCCGAGCAGTTCGCCCTCCTGGAGGCCGCGTTCCCGGGCCGGATCGACCTCGGCATCGGGCGCGCGCCCGGCTCCGACCCCGTCACGTCGTGGGCGCTGCGCGGTGCTGCCGGCCGCGACGACACCGACGTCGAGAACTTCCCCCAGTACCTCGACGACGTCGTGGCCCTCATGGACGGTCGCGGTGTGCGGGTGCCGATCCCGCAGCAGCAGTACGTGCTGAAGGCGACGCCGGCCGCGACGTCGTCAGCCCGGCTGTGGCTGCTGGGCTCGTCGATGTACTCCGCGCAGCTGGCCGCGGCCAAGGGGCTGCCGTACGTGTTCGCGCACCACTTCTCGGGTCAGGGCACCGAGGAGGCGCTGGCCCACTACCGCTCGCACTTCCGCCCGTCGGACCTGCTGGACCGCCCGACGACGTTCCTCACGGTGAACGCCTCGGTGGCCCCGACGACCGAGGAGGCGCTGGCCATGGCGCTGCCGAACCTGCAGAACATGGCGCGTCTGCGCACCGGCCAGCCGCTCACCGCGATCGACCTCGTCGAGGACGCGCAGGAGGCGGTGCTCGCACCGCAGCAGCAGGCCATGGTCGACGCCGGCACGACGCGGCCGGTGCTGGGCGACCCGGAGACCGCTGCCCGGCAGGTGCGTGAGCTCGCGGAGCACTTCGAGGTCGACGAGGTCATGCTGCACCCGGTGGGGTCGGCCCGTCGCGGGGCGGACCCCCGACGCTCTCCTGCACGCGAGGAGACGCTCGAGCTGCTGGCCAAGGAGCTGCTCTAA
- a CDS encoding ribose-phosphate diphosphokinase: MRDIVVFSGSAHRALAEAICSELGTSLSPSETVRFSNDCLQSQLLANCRQRDVYIVQPLVPPTQDHLMELLLMVDAARGASAASITVVVPHYAYARSDKKDASRISIGGKLVADMMATAGVNRVVTMTLHAPQVHGFFSMPLDHLTAIGELADHYRDSDLSNAVVVSPDFGNAKTASQFARLLGLPVAAGSKQRKADDKVVIDAIVGDVAGKRAIVLDDEIATGGSIVELVSMLERQGVTEISVACTHGLFTGKAVERLRDHPGIAEVVTTDTVPPPADWPALRVRSVAPLFARAIARIHAGESVSSLFDGVDPTHAPPQPKLPL; this comes from the coding sequence GTGCGCGACATCGTGGTCTTCTCCGGAAGCGCCCACCGAGCCCTGGCCGAGGCCATCTGCAGCGAGCTCGGCACGAGCCTCTCGCCGTCGGAGACCGTGCGGTTCAGCAACGACTGCCTGCAGTCGCAGCTGCTCGCCAACTGTCGCCAACGTGACGTGTACATCGTGCAGCCGCTGGTGCCGCCGACGCAGGACCACCTCATGGAGCTGCTGCTCATGGTCGACGCCGCGCGCGGTGCGTCGGCCGCGTCCATCACCGTCGTCGTACCGCACTACGCGTACGCGCGCTCGGACAAGAAGGATGCGTCGCGCATCTCGATCGGCGGCAAGCTCGTGGCCGACATGATGGCCACCGCCGGCGTGAACCGCGTGGTCACCATGACCCTGCACGCACCGCAGGTGCACGGCTTCTTCTCGATGCCGCTCGACCACCTGACCGCCATCGGCGAGCTCGCCGACCACTACCGCGACTCCGACCTGTCGAACGCCGTCGTCGTCTCGCCCGACTTCGGCAACGCGAAGACCGCGTCGCAGTTCGCGCGGCTCCTCGGCCTGCCGGTCGCGGCCGGCAGCAAGCAGCGCAAGGCCGACGACAAGGTCGTCATCGACGCGATCGTCGGCGACGTCGCCGGCAAGCGGGCCATCGTGCTCGACGACGAGATCGCCACCGGGGGCTCCATCGTCGAGCTCGTCTCGATGCTGGAGCGCCAGGGCGTCACGGAGATCTCCGTGGCGTGCACCCACGGGCTGTTCACCGGCAAGGCCGTGGAGCGGCTGCGCGACCACCCGGGCATCGCCGAGGTCGTCACCACCGACACCGTCCCGCCGCCGGCCGACTGGCCCGCCCTGCGCGTGCGGTCCGTCGCGCCGTTGTTCGCGCGGGCCATCGCCCGCATCCACGCCGGCGAGTCGGTGAGCAGCCTCTTCGACGGCGTCGACCCCACCCACGCCCCGCCGCAGCCCAAGCTGCCCCTCTGA
- a CDS encoding MoaD/ThiS family protein: MAIEVRIPTILRTYTDGERAVQSEGATVAELVENLEAAHTGIKERLVEDGSVRRFVNVYVNDEDIRFTGGLETAVSDGDTVVILPAVAGGAPGRGAGPWAADRAQ, encoded by the coding sequence ATGGCCATCGAGGTACGGATCCCGACCATCCTGCGCACCTACACCGACGGCGAGCGCGCCGTGCAGAGCGAGGGCGCCACCGTCGCCGAGCTCGTCGAGAACCTCGAGGCCGCCCACACCGGCATCAAGGAGCGGCTGGTCGAGGACGGCAGCGTCCGCCGCTTCGTGAACGTCTACGTCAACGACGAGGACATCCGCTTCACCGGCGGGCTCGAGACCGCTGTCTCCGACGGCGACACCGTCGTGATCCTGCCCGCCGTCGCCGGCGGTGCACCCGGCAGGGGTGCCGGGCCCTGGGCGGCAGATCGAGCACAGTGA
- a CDS encoding Mov34/MPN/PAD-1 family protein has translation MLTIDRATRDAIIAHARRDHPDEACGVVAGPIGSDRPARHVPMVNAAMSPTFYEFDSGDLLRLYRDMDDRDEEPVVIYHSHTATEAYPSRTDVNLASEPNAHYVLVSTRDGGEVEGTAVDFRSYRIVDGEVTEEEVTVVERYDT, from the coding sequence GTGCTGACCATCGACCGCGCGACCCGTGACGCGATCATCGCCCACGCGCGCCGCGACCACCCGGACGAGGCGTGCGGTGTCGTCGCCGGTCCGATCGGCTCCGACCGCCCCGCGCGGCACGTGCCCATGGTCAACGCCGCGATGTCGCCCACCTTCTACGAGTTCGACTCCGGCGACCTGCTGCGGCTCTACCGCGACATGGACGACCGCGACGAGGAGCCCGTCGTCATCTACCACTCCCACACCGCCACCGAGGCCTACCCGTCGCGCACCGACGTGAACCTCGCGTCGGAGCCGAACGCCCACTACGTGCTCGTCTCGACCCGCGACGGCGGCGAGGTCGAGGGCACCGCCGTCGACTTCCGGTCCTACCGGATCGTCGACGGCGAGGTGACCGAGGAAGAAGTCACCGTCGTCGAGCGTTACGACACCTGA
- a CDS encoding DUF2017 domain-containing protein, whose amino-acid sequence MRPFKRRRRGGVVAVFEPDEAHVLANLAGQVVELLRDRNGASESDPDPLALQLGMGGPSLPPEDPVLRRLLPDAYGDDEEESAEFRRFTERSLTSAKVENAERLIASLEAGGLDDEGEMDTVVEVELDPADVQAWLRSLTDIRLSIAVRLGIDSEDDQLALSESDDPAVSTMVDVYDWLGYVQETLVGALD is encoded by the coding sequence ATGCGTCCCTTCAAGCGCCGCCGACGCGGCGGGGTCGTGGCCGTGTTCGAGCCCGACGAGGCACACGTGCTGGCCAACCTGGCCGGACAGGTGGTCGAGCTGCTGCGCGACCGCAACGGTGCCAGCGAGTCCGACCCCGACCCGCTCGCCCTCCAGCTCGGCATGGGTGGCCCGTCGCTGCCGCCGGAGGACCCGGTGCTGCGCCGGCTCCTGCCCGACGCCTACGGCGACGACGAGGAGGAGTCGGCCGAGTTCCGCCGCTTCACCGAGCGCTCGCTCACGAGCGCCAAGGTCGAGAACGCCGAGCGTCTCATCGCGTCGCTCGAGGCCGGTGGCCTCGACGACGAGGGGGAGATGGACACCGTCGTGGAGGTCGAGCTCGACCCCGCCGACGTGCAGGCGTGGCTGCGCAGCCTGACCGACATCCGGCTCTCCATCGCCGTCCGCCTCGGCATCGACTCCGAGGACGACCAGCTCGCGCTCTCCGAGAGCGACGACCCCGCCGTGAGCACGATGGTCGACGTCTACGACTGGCTCGGCTACGTGCAGGAGACCCTGGTCGGCGCACTCGACTGA
- a CDS encoding GntR family transcriptional regulator encodes MPKTRREGALDADRAADVLRDLIVAGDLVPGQRLVERRLADWIGVSRVPVRQALHQLVVEGFATERATGGVAVSDLSPDQVSELLEVAHALDAVAVRRLLAAGTDLSSLRTLLMRAGSAIDGGREADAVRLNAEFHLRLLDLAPAPTVRRTARPLRRVLGWALQQHADPAPVHAEHVALVDAIEQGDADRVEAVLAQHVRTSRAALAERT; translated from the coding sequence ATGCCAAAGACCCGCCGCGAGGGTGCGCTCGACGCCGACCGCGCCGCCGACGTGCTCCGCGACCTCATCGTGGCCGGCGACCTCGTGCCGGGTCAACGTCTCGTCGAGCGCCGGCTCGCCGACTGGATCGGCGTCTCGCGCGTCCCGGTGCGCCAGGCGTTGCACCAGCTGGTCGTCGAGGGGTTCGCCACGGAGCGGGCCACCGGGGGCGTGGCGGTGAGCGACCTCTCCCCCGACCAGGTGAGCGAGCTGCTGGAGGTGGCGCACGCCCTCGACGCCGTGGCCGTGCGGCGCCTGCTCGCCGCCGGCACCGACCTGTCGTCGCTGCGCACGCTGCTGATGCGCGCCGGGTCGGCGATCGACGGCGGACGCGAGGCCGACGCCGTGCGGCTCAACGCCGAGTTCCACCTGCGCCTGCTCGACCTCGCGCCAGCACCGACCGTGCGCCGCACCGCCCGACCGCTGCGCCGCGTCCTCGGCTGGGCGTTGCAGCAGCACGCGGACCCCGCACCCGTGCACGCGGAGCACGTCGCGCTCGTCGACGCGATCGAGCAGGGCGACGCCGACCGCGTGGAGGCGGTCCTGGCGCAGCACGTCCGCACGAGCCGCGCGGCGCTCGCGGAGCGGACGTGA